In Streptomyces sp. SN-593, a single genomic region encodes these proteins:
- a CDS encoding GNAT family N-acetyltransferase has translation MQISPATEADAECLSILLGEIEKYYGGEPVPVDPEQIRHALFSDRPVATVLVARDGDTVLGLASYSFLWPAAGADTSLYLKELYVRPDARHGGVGRALMSEVRNVAAASGCSRIEWTADADNPSALAFYEALGVEPKDGKVFYRTTR, from the coding sequence ATGCAGATCAGCCCTGCGACCGAGGCGGACGCGGAATGCCTGTCGATCCTTCTCGGAGAGATCGAGAAGTACTACGGCGGCGAGCCCGTACCGGTCGATCCGGAGCAGATTCGCCACGCGCTCTTCTCCGACCGGCCGGTCGCGACCGTCCTCGTGGCCCGCGACGGTGACACCGTGCTGGGGCTCGCGTCCTACAGTTTTCTCTGGCCTGCCGCCGGTGCGGACACCTCCCTCTATCTCAAGGAGCTGTACGTACGGCCCGACGCCCGCCACGGGGGCGTCGGCCGCGCACTCATGTCCGAGGTGCGCAACGTCGCCGCCGCATCAGGCTGCTCCAGGATCGAATGGACCGCCGACGCCGACAACCCGTCCGCCCTCGCGTTCTACGAGGCACTCGGAGTCGAACCGAAGGACGGGAAGGTCTTCTACCGGACCACCCGGTAG
- a CDS encoding transcriptional regulator has product MDRRQFLGVFAVAATEPGALSGIAEARQSIDTALTGSDAGDLAYLEGAFERHRGGYRGRPPTAVLGQMRDDVDLLRDVLHRPHPATTRTQLARTAAGITGLVAIIQHDRGDQREAHRWFATAERAASESGDRHMLAWTLARHAMVPLNYGAPEAAAALAIQARVAAGRTPSASAALAAAVSARALAANGDRQGALRGVADARTIAGRLDGSQAADSWFGYPPQKHHVHLSQAFTLLGSTKDAYAEQDAAVALTRTPSVMTRALLDIDKATCLSVEGDTAHAAEEAAGVWEALPPAYRGGLIQERTVALCDTISDTAPDLARQLRVTFV; this is encoded by the coding sequence GTGGACAGACGACAGTTCCTCGGGGTGTTCGCGGTTGCCGCAACGGAACCAGGAGCACTGTCCGGGATCGCCGAAGCGCGACAGAGCATCGACACTGCCCTGACCGGCTCGGACGCGGGGGATCTCGCGTACCTGGAAGGTGCGTTCGAACGCCATCGCGGCGGCTATCGAGGCCGTCCCCCTACCGCCGTCCTCGGACAGATGCGCGACGACGTGGACCTGCTCCGGGATGTTCTCCACCGCCCGCACCCGGCAACCACCCGCACGCAACTCGCCCGTACGGCCGCCGGAATCACCGGCTTGGTGGCGATCATTCAGCATGACCGCGGGGATCAGCGCGAAGCTCATCGCTGGTTCGCCACCGCCGAGCGGGCCGCCAGCGAGTCCGGCGACCGTCACATGCTCGCCTGGACCCTCGCACGCCACGCGATGGTGCCGCTCAACTACGGAGCTCCGGAAGCAGCCGCCGCCCTGGCGATCCAGGCTCGCGTGGCAGCCGGGCGAACCCCCTCCGCATCGGCGGCGCTCGCCGCCGCCGTGAGCGCCCGGGCACTTGCCGCGAACGGTGACCGCCAGGGGGCCCTGCGCGGAGTGGCCGACGCTCGTACCATCGCTGGGCGGCTGGACGGGTCCCAGGCCGCCGACAGCTGGTTCGGTTACCCGCCGCAGAAGCACCACGTCCACCTCTCCCAGGCGTTCACCCTGCTGGGCAGCACGAAGGACGCCTACGCCGAACAGGACGCCGCCGTCGCCCTCACACGGACGCCCTCCGTGATGACCCGAGCCCTGTTGGACATCGACAAGGCGACGTGTCTCAGCGTCGAGGGAGACACGGCGCATGCCGCCGAAGAGGCCGCCGGAGTATGGGAGGCACTGCCACCTGCGTACCGCGGTGGACTCATCCAGGAACGGACGGTGGCCCTCTGCGACACGATCTCCGACACGGCCCCGGACCTGGCCCGACAACTGCGGGTGACCTTCGTCTAG